DNA sequence from the Oxalobacteraceae sp. CFBP 8761 genome:
CTCAAATCGCTGGAGAGCCAGCTGAATTCATACGAGCAGATGCTCGAACGTGAGCAGGAGCAGATCGACCAACTAAACGGTATCAGCACGACCGCGCTGTCAATTCATCAGGCCATTTTGGCACTGCACTCGGCTGTGCAGGGCGCAGCGTCGAACCCGATCAACGCATCGGCGAGCGCGATCAGCAATGCCTATCAAAGCACGTTGGGTCGCGCGCCCGACGCTGCTGGGATGCAGTACTGGAATGACCGCGCTGCGGCCGGTAGCTCGATCTCGGACATCGTGGGCGCCATCAGCAATTCGCCGGAAGCAAAGATCAAGGCGCTGTACCAGTCGACGTTCGGGCGACCTGCTGATGCGGCTGGACTGAAGTACTGGATGGAACGTGTCGCAGCCGGTACGTCATACGGCACGATCGAGCAGGGCCTGAAGGAAAGCAACGAGTACAAGGCGAAGACAAAGGTGCCTGGCTACGCTGCCGGCGGCGATCATGGCGGCGGCTGGCGCATCGTTGGCGAGAACGGCCCGGAGCTGGAAGCTACTGGCGCGGCCCGCATCTTCAATGCCAGCCAAACGCGCGACCTGATGTCGCGGTTCAGCAGTCCGGTCGACAACAGTGCTGCACTAGTCAGCGAAATCAGAGCGCTACGTGAGGAAGTTATCACGCTGCGGCGAGTCAATAGCGATGAGAACTACTCGATCGCAAGGCACGCGATGAACACTGCCAGCGCGCTTGATGACGCGCTCAACGGCGATAAACCGCTGGCTACAAAAATTGTCAAAGAGGAGGCAACACAGTGATCGTCGTTGATCCAGTAGTGCTGGGGGACGTGCCGTTCACGCGGCTATCCTCCAAGTGGGTGTACGACCGGACCGGCACGCTGGTCGAGGTGCCAGCCAATACCCTGGGCGTGACGTACGATCCCGCCGACCTAAGCACAGCGCCGTGGGCGCTGCTCGAGACGGCGGCGACGAACCTGTTGCGGTACTCTGAGCAGTTGAATTATGCAGACGCATGGGGTGGATCTGCGCGGATCGTGCAGCCAAACACAGCGGTCGCACCTTCCGGAGCTATCAATGCTGACCGCGTGGTCGCCACAACTGATCCTGGTTACCACTACATCGATCAGTCGGTTGTAGGCGCGTACGTTGATGGCGAAACTTATACATTCAGCGTGTTCGCGCGCGCAGAAACATTTAATCGAATAAAGCTTGAGCTCTATTACGCGATCGGAAACACCGGTGGTTTTGCCGTTGGGTTCAATCTTGCGACCGGCACCATCGATGGTGGCGCCGCTCACATTGCCGCGACTGGGGCAAAAATTCAAGCGCTGCCAAACGGCTGGTTTCGATGCTCTATCACTGGAACCGTCACTTATGCAGCCGAACACCAGCGGGTTTTGTGCCGCGTTGTTCTGCTCAATTTGACTGGGCAGGGATCTTATATTGGGACTAACGAGCCAGGAGTATATCTGTGGGGAGTGAGCTTTACGAAGGGGACCGATCTCGGTTCCTATATTCCAACCATAAGCGGAGCTGCTACCCGCGCTGCTGACGTGGTGGGCGCCGGCGCTGGCCTGGTCTATTCGAATGTGCCGATGGCCGAGCCGCCCTACAACGCGGCAGCGACCTATGCAAAGGACGCGGCGGTCTACGATCCGGCGACGAAGATCGTCTACTGGTCAATGGTTGCCGGCAATGTCGGCAAGTCGCTGAGCGACCCGGCGTTTTGGAACAAGCGCACGGCGATCAACCGCTGGGCCATGTTCGACGACCGCAACAGCACGCAGACCAGTAACCCGGAAGAGATCGTGTCCGTGTTTTCGGCACAGGCAATCACGCAAGGCCTGTTCGCTGGCGCTATGGATGCGAGCGAGGTTCGGGTTTCGATGACGCACCCGACGCGTGGCCTGGTGTTCAGCGAAGCTAAAAGCCTGGTGCTGCCGCGCTCCGGCAGCAGCTTCTATGGCTGGTGCTTCAACCGGCTACGGCTGCGCACCTGGTTCCTGACCCTGAAGCTGCCGGTATTCGCGAACGCCCTGGTCACTGTCACGATCAAGAAGCCCGGTGGCGTGCCGAAGTGCGGCATGTGTCTGCTCGGTCCAACGATTGATGTCGGCCTGTCGATGATGGGCCTGTCGACCGAGTTGAAGGATTACTCGACCACTACGTTCTTTACCGACGGATCCAGCTCGACGGTCGAGCGCGGCTTCTCGAAAAAAATGAGCGTGGATATTTCGGTGGAAAGCGATCGCGTCGAGTCGATCGAAGATGATCTGATCAAGCGCCGGCAGAAGACGCTGGTGTTCTTAGGCTCGACCTTGCGCGGCGACACAATGTTAGTCGGCCGGTTCAGCAGCCTGCGCAAGGTGATCGACTCGTTCCCGCGCTCAAAGATGGCCCTACAAATTGATGGAGTATTGTCTCAATGACCCCGATTACAGCACTTACTGATCCTGCCCGCCTGCCCAATCAGTTGCAGGACCAGCAGACGTTCGACGCCAACAATGCGTACATGATTGATATGTATCCCGAGCGCGCGCGGCAAGAGAATGCGCTGGCCGGCGAAATGATGGACATGGTGGCGCAGATGGCCGTCATTGCCGCCGGCGGCGCCTTCGCCATCCCGTATATGTTTGATGCCACCACCACGGACGCTGACCCAGGCGCCGGCAAGCTGCGTTTGTCGAGTACGACGCAGAGTGCCGCAACGGTCATGCGCCTGGATCTGACGTCGGCCGGCCAAGACTACACCACGCTGATCGATACTTTCGACGACTCGAGCAGCGCGGTGAAGGGCTCGATCCGGCTGGTGAAGCAGGGCGATATCACGAAGTGGATGACGTTCAACCTCACCGCGCTGGCCACGCCGAGCGGTTACCGCAACCTCACGGTAGTGTGCACCGATAGCAGCACGACCAGTCCATTCGCGAATGGTGATGCGCTGATGCTCTCGTTCCAGCGCACGGGCGACAAAGGCGACAAGCCGCTCGGCGGTGCAATGGTCTGCCTTGCGAGCGCGACGATTTCAAACGTCTCGGCGATCAACTACCTGAATCTTTTTACCAGCGAGTACGACCATTACCTGATCGACTTTTCGGAGTACCTGCTTTCGGGTGGGTCTGCCATCCTTTATATGCGGCTGGCTATTGCGGGCGCTGCATACACTGGCTCCACACATACCACCAACCCTGTCGGTAGCTCGTCTGATCCCGTAGGCGTTATACCCGCTTGGGCATTATCTGGCGCCCTTTCAGGTTCGGCGTACTCGCCCGGCGTGAGCGTCGATCTTCTGAATACGTCGTCCAATAACTCGCCGACTCTTGCCCGGGTTTCGGGTATCCATCGGGGCCCGAGCGCTTTTGATACGAAAGACGGCCTGATGATGGTGAATGTAAATTCGATAATTACGGGATTCCAGCTCTATGCGTCTACCGGAGTTATTGCAGCCGGCAAACTCCGGGTCTATGGATACCGCAATCAAGTAGGGGTCGCATGATGACAGCATTGATTTTTGATAGCGGCGAATACCGCGAAGCCACCGTCGAAGAACTCGCCGAGATTGAAGCGCGCGAGGCCGAGGCGCTGCAACCCGCAGTGCCGCAAGAGGTGAGCATGCGCCAAGCCCGCCTGGCCTTGCTCGCACGCGGCGTGCTCAGCCAGGTCGACACCGCCATCGATTCACTACCAAGCCCGGACCGCGAGGCTGCGCGCATCGAGTGGGACTATTCGAGCGTCGTTGCTCGCAACAGCCCGCTCGTCGTGATGATGGGCACCGCGCTGGGCTTGGACGGCAGTGCCCTCGACGATCTGTTTATCGCTGCGGTTCGGTTGTGATCAGCACCATGTTGCTGTCATTCACAAAAGTGACATAGCTCTGTCAGATTGTCTCAGTCTTCCGAGAAATGAGACGGTGATATCGAGACACTGGTGTTTCCCGGTGGCTCGATCTGCAACATAGCAAATGAGTTTCTTGCCGGGTTGAATACCTCCCTGAAAGAGACACATGAGCGAACCAATTTCCGGCACTGCCGCCGGCGTAGCAGGCTGGAAAATCCTCGGCGGGCTCGCTGGCATGGGGGCCATCGGCCTCGGTCTGGCGGCCTTCGTCGTCATGGCAATGACGAAGCCCACTTCTGAACAGGAGTGGCGCGTGGCGTTGGCCTGCACCTTTGCTGGATCGATCGGCGGCGGTGCGGTGCTGATCAAATACCTGGCAGTCGAACACTGGTCCCACGACGTCCTGGGCCTGACAGCACAGGGTGCGCTCATGTTCACCTGTGGCCTGCCGGCCTGGGCACTGATCCGAGCGCTGTTCAAGTTCCTTGAGAAGCGCAAGGACGCTGACCTGGCCGAACTGGTGCGCGACGTGAAAGAGGTGCTGTGATGCGGATCTCGGCAGAGGTCATCCGCCGCATCGCCCCCCAATGCGGGGCCAACGCGGCTGCAGTCGCTGCTGCACTAGCCCCAGCAGTTGAGCGCTTCGGCATCAACACTCGGCTGCGTCTGATTCACTTTCTTCCGCAAGCCGCTCATGAAAGTGGTGGCTTCGTGCGCAAGCGAGAGAATCTGAACTATAAGCCTGAAGCTATCCTGTCCACCTTCAACACGCCAAAGGTAAAGCGTTTCACACCTGCCCAAGCGGAGCAGTATGGGCGCACCGCGGCGCACGCCGCCGACCAGCAGGCCATTGCGAACATCGCTTACGCAAACCGTATGGGCAATGGTGATGCAAAGAGCGGTGATGGCTGGCGTACGCGTGGTGGTGGCTGGATGCAGCTGACCGGTACGACAAACCACAATGCCTGTGCTGACTTCTTCGGCATCGCTCGTAACGAGATCGGTGACTGGCTGGCCACCGATATAGGCGCGGCGCTTTCAGCGGCCTGGTTCTGGCACCTCAACAATCTGAATCGGTTTGCCGACTTGGATGACGTCGATGGCGTTTCCGACTGCGTGAACATCGGCCGCAAGACCTCCGCCATTGGTGACGCGATCGGCTACCAAGAGCGGCGGTTCCTCACTGACGAAACGAGGAAGGTAATCGCATGACCAGCATCGAAAAGCTTTTGATTGGCGCCATCGTCCTCATCGGCCTGGCGTTGTTTGGCTGGCTCAGTCTGCTCGACTACGGCGCTGAGCGCTACGACGAGGGTTTCGAGGCCGCAATAAATATTGGCAAGCAGCGGCGCGATGCTGATGCCGAAATCAACCGGCAAACCGAAATGAACTTACGCGCGCAGCTCGGCATCAAAGACGCCGCCGCTTTTAAAAAGGAGAAGGACCATGCGCAATCTCTCGCGGCCGCTCAGCGCCGCCATCTTACTGGCACTGACAGCCTGCGCTGCCCCGCAAGGCCAGTATCAACCACCACCACGGCCGTTGATCGATCCGTTGCCAGCGGACCTGCAGCTGACGACGATGGACCGGAGCTTGTGCCAGAGGCTGCTGCTGATCTTGTCGGCATCGCCTCAGACGTTGAGCGACTCGTGCGGCAGTACGACCGCGTTGTGGAGCGGTTCGAAGCATGTCGCGCAGTGAACTCGAAGTAGGGGCGACGTTCGATATCCACATCATCACGCCTACTGGAGGCGGCCATCTCTTTACCGTGCATCAGGATCGGAAAGACGAAGGGCCACTGCAACTGATCAGCGCGGGGAAGCTGGCCCGCCTGGAGGAGATTGAGGCAATGATGGAACGGATGATGGGCGAGCCCCTCGACGCGGACCGCGCTCGATAAGGACGCGCTGTACAACCGCAGGAGAGACGCCTTGCTCATGCAGCGCTCGTACCCCAGCAGCTAAGTTAAACGCGGCTGCAACGTTCACTGCCAGGTCGACGTGTGTCGCGGTCAGACGGTTGATTCGTTTGTTCATCTCTAGATGGTACCGCCCCAATCATTACCGGAGTTTGACCGAAATCAACGGTGCTACACTTTGGCCATGATTGGAAAAGTCAAACGACTGCGCCACCAAGGTAAGAGATTGTCGGATCGAGAGATCGGCGCGGCACCAGCTGTCGAAGGCGAAGTGAAGGTCTACGGGGTCGGCACAACGATCTGGGCCAGCGTCACCGACCCGAACCGCCAGGTCGGCGATCCACTACTGCCGATACTATATGAAGCGCGCCTGACGGCCATGCACGGCCCTGGGCTGCTGCTCAAAGGCGAGGAGCGACCGCAGGGCAATGCAGGCTCGGCCTACGTGCAGGAATGGTCCGTACGGATCAGCGACTGACCGTGGTTCACTAGGCGTAGCTTTCAGCGTAACTTTCTCAATACTCCGCTTTTCCCCATAGGAACACACCCCCATGCATCAACAGTCCTTTTTGTCCTATGTGAAAAGGCCGCCAAACTAATTGGCGGCCTTCTCTTCAAATAGAGCGGTTATCTGCAATACCGACCCAATTAATAATTGACGACTGATTTAAAATCAACCTTCGGTGACAATTTTTTTTGCTCTTTTAGTCGCAGGTTTTTTACTCGGCTTGATCTTTTCAATTTTAAAAGACTCAAGTGCAAGCTCCCACTTTCTTACATCTTCCGCTGCATCAAGATCCGCTTTTTCATTGAAAGTTGGAGCTGGAAGAAACCAAAGGCCGTGAGAACTTCGTGAAGTAAAGTTTGCAACTTGCTCTCTGAATGCTCCATACAACATCATGTAAGCAGTTGCACGAACCGCCCGAAATCTCTCAATTCCAGTATGTTCACCCTTAAAATACAAGAATGCCGATCCTTGCAAAGTAACTGAGTATGGAAGAACGACATCGTCCTGCATTGATTGTCGGACTGCAAAGCTGGCGGCCACTGTGAAATGCCTAGGGTCATCCAGCTCATTGTCTGGATAAAGCAACTGCGCTCCGAATTCAAAATTTACATTATTGAATTCGAAGTCAATTTGCGGAAAAGATTCTTCTGCTTTGCCTGCGGAAAATTCACGGTTTCTTTCGACTTCAAAGTGGGTGAATTCGAGACGCAAAAGATTGAAAACACTTGGCTTCATAATATAGCCTTAGCACATAGCAGCAGCGTAATGACCAAAGCTTTTCATGCTTGGATCATTTCCGGCATCGGTCACAAATTTTCTTCTATGCTGCTCCATATCAATAATGTGGCAGAACTTCCCGACGTTGATGCCAACACTACTGTTTTCTTCGAATTTACTGACGGTGATTTCAGTCTCGAATTTATATGTATGAGAAGAATCGTCGCAACCAATACAAACTTCAAGTGATTCTTCCAACGCATCAGCCAAGAGATACAGTGTGTCGATTTGAACGTTTTGATTTCCGCGGAGCAAACGCGACAAGCTCTGTTCAGAAATATTCATCCGCTCAGCCATATCTTTACTGAGCAAATTTTTCTTCTTCATCATTTTGCGAACTTGCTGGATCGGCTGAGCTCGGCGAACAGGGGCCCACAGAGCATTCCTTTCCGAAACTTCACTGGCAACGATCTCATTTTTTCGCGACATTTTTTTCCTCACAATATTCAATTTCCCCACGGGCTTGCAAAATTAATTTTATAGTTTTTTCACAATAATCGGAAACTTCAGAAGGAGTTTTGTTGTCCTTCTTATGATAAGCCATTAGCATAAAAACTGCTTTTTTATTGTTTGGTAGGCCGTCCTTTAAAGGAAAAAAATATAAGCGGTTCTTGTTGTCTGGTTTCAGCTCCCAAACTTTGTAAGTTGCGCCTGAGAACAAAAAAGAATGCGCTACCTTGCAAGATAAGCCAGCACTCTCCAATTCCTCTTGATAGTCTTCAGAGCAAATTGCATCATAGAGATCACTAAGGGCTCTCAAGATGGCACCCTTTTTCTTTAAGTCATCTAGATGCTTTGTAATACTTTTGTGAAAGTTGCTAACACTTTCACAATCTCTTACTACAACGACAACATCCCACCGTTGGGCCGCTGCTGATATCAGCTTTGTTCCCGGTGGAATAGCTTTTGCCACGGCAGTGTAAGCCTGCTCTTGTGTAAGTTTTTGAACTTTCATATTGAGTATGATCTTAACACATAGGTTAAACTGCTGCAAAAAAAAATAATTTTGAATTATCTTTAAAAATCAATAGCTTACATGATTTGTTGCTAGAAATTATTTGGCAAATTTCTGGAAGTCTTACTCAATTTCTAGGTGAAATTGGCGTCTAGCCTTGTAGCCATATCCTCTGCACTCTCATTGTAGTAGACCTGCAACTGACGCAAGTCTTTATGCCCGACCATGCGCGCCAGGTCGAGGACGTTCAGCTTTTTTGCGAGGCGGGTAATCGCCAAGTGCCGCGTGTCATGGAACGTGCCGTCTTCGATCAGTGCCCGCTTCTTCGCTTTACGGAATAGTGCGTCGAGTGATCCGGAGGTCATGCCGAACAGTGGCTCCTTGTCAGGCACCTCTGGCAACAAGCGCAGAAGCTGAGTCGCGCGACGCGACAGCGGAACACCTCGCTTCGTTCCGTTCTTGGTCTGCCGGAGCGTGGCGGTCCGGCCCACGATATCGCTGGCCACCAGGCCGCAAATCTCGCCAGCTCGCATTGCAGTCTCGATCGCGAACAGGAAAGCGACGGCTACGCGCTGATACCCAGTGGTGGCCAGCTCGGTCTCTGCCTGGTCGAAGCCGAGTGCAAAGCAGATCCGTTCGATCTCGTCGTCCGAATACACGCGATCGCGTGCAGGTGGATCGGCAGGGCGCCTCACGTCGGTCGTGGGGGACTTGGCCATCCACTTCCATTCTTTTGTGGCGGACGCAAATACGTGGGACAGTAGGTTGAGGTCGCGATTTACGGATGAGCCTTTGACCTTGTCGACGGTAAGGCGCTGGTCGCGCCAGCGGCCTAGAATGTCCGACGTGATCTCTGCCAGCTTCATGGCGCCGAGCGGTGTGCCGGCGATCTCGTAACGACCGATCGCACCCATGCGCAGGATCTCATGGCGTGTGCCGCGCTTGTGAGCTGAGACCTCTTTCTCATATCGTCGAAATGCATCATCAAGCGTGCGGCCCTTTTGTATTCCAGTCGTATCGCCCTCGCGAATTTCTGTCTCGCGTTTGCTCGCCCAGCTAACTGCCTCGGCCTTGGTGGAGAAGACCTTTGAGTCGCGTGTACCCTTGATGGCGATCTGAGCGCGCCATCCCTTGCTTAGCCTGGCTATGGATGCCATATGCGCCTACGTGGAGTGAATGCGTAATTGTGTGCGTAAATCGTGCGTAACTCAACACAATAAAAGGCGGTGCAAGGTGGGATTTAGTCGGTGTGAGCATCAAGGCGCGTAGGCCTTAAGTGCTTGAAATTACTAAGGAAACTGCATAAAGCGGGGTATTGCGCTGCGAGTAGGTGGTGCCTCCGGCCGGAATCGAACCGGCACGCCTTACGGCGCTTGATTTTGAGTCAAGTGCGTCTACCAATTCCGCCACAGAGGCCCAATCGCAGGCGGGCATCTTAGCACATCGATTGCTCAGCTGGCCAGTGCGCCGCGAAATTCGCTGTACGGGCTGCCTGATGGACACTCCAGCGGCGAACTTCACTCTGGCTAACACGTCATCCGATGCTGCAACAACCGCAAGCTCCCCATCGGCCCGACGATCTCCAGCACATGCTCGCGCACTGCGACATCGATCGCGCCTTCCTGCCCGCGCAGCCAGGGGCGTGGACGGAAGTAGCGGATGCTGGTGCTGTCGGCGGCCGTGCGGCGGTAGCCAAGCGCGCCAAGCGCTTCGTCGAGTCTGGCAATCATCTGGCAGTCATCGGCGCGGCTACGCATTTCAAAGCGGCCCGGGCCCAGCATGCAGATGGGGAGCAAGCCGCCGACCACGGCAGGCACGACGAGGAACGGCATCGGGGTGCCGGGATCGATCAGGTGCAGGGCCAGTACCAGTAGCGGCAACCCGGCCAGCAGCGTGAGCGCCCATGGCAGCGACTGGCGCCAGGTGTCGATGCGCTGCAGGAAGCCAGGGCGTTTCCTGATACGCTCGATTTCAGAAAATGTCACGCTGTTCATGCTGCTCTCCCTGGGGCCTGCATCAGTCCGTGTTCGCGCCGATCAAGAAAACTGGTGCAATATCCAGCCAACTATTATTTGAATCGTCATTGACTTGATCATTGTGACAAGCACTTAGTGGCTGACGTTTGACTGCGCGCAAACACGCATTCGTTGAAGCCAGCTTCTCATAAAGACAACACTTGCCGCGCACAGGTGGATTTCGGCCAGTCATTAGCCCAGAACGAACAAGCCGCACAGAAGTGCGGCTTGTCGGGGAAGTGCTCAGGGCTTCTGGCGGAATAACCGGAAGCGTTCGTCACGGTCCGATGCACGCCGGCCTTCCCACAGCGGCACTGCGTCGCGCACGTTCCAATTAGGCAGCAGGGTGGCGTCGCGGCGGTTGCGCAGGCTGTCCTGCAGCAGCACGTAGTCGCACTTGCCACCGGCCAGCGTGACGAATGGCAGGCGGCCGTAGAAGGCCAGCGAGGCGCGCTGGGCGGCGCCGACGTTGGTGGCGATGCAGTTGGCGTCCGCCGGCAGGCGGGCGGCGATTTGCTGGGCGACGCCGGCGTAGCTCTTGCCGTAGTTCAGGTCGGGCAGGAACAGTGTCATCAACAGCACCCACAGCAGGATCAGGCCGCCAGAGGACAGCACCACGGCGCGCCACAGCACCGCCGGCTGGCGCGACAGGCGCCAGTGCACCAGCATGATCCAGCCGACGCTGGCGCCGGCCGCAACGATGAAGGTGACCACGCCGATTTCGGGTGTGAAGCCCGGCACCAGCTTGAGCGCGTTCTTGGCCAGCTGTGCCGGCCAGCCGGTCAGTTTGGCAATCCAGAACAGCCAGATGATCGCGCTCAGCATCGTCAGCACCATCACCGAGAACCAGTCGATGGCGTTGATCGCGCCGCGCTTCATTGTCGGCAGGCCAAAAGCGGCCATCAGTGCCAGCGGTGGCAGCATTTTCAGGAAGTCGCTGTTTTCGGGCGCTGGGTCGGCCAGCAGTTGCAGCACCAGCGCCAGGAAGAAGAATACGGGCAGCACGATGTGCAGCATCTGCTGGCGACGCCAGGCCCAGACTGCCCACAGGGCGAATGGCCAGGCTGGCCAGAAGAACCAGATGCCGATCCGGAAGAAGGCTTTCAGTGCTGGCCAGCCGGGCAGGCCGATCTGGTGCGCGTTCCAATTGAGCCAGTCGGCGACCGGCGACAGGCCATAGGGTTGCAATACCGTAGCCGGCACGATCCAGATCAGCGTAATGCCGAAGCCCACACCGGCGGCAACGGCCAGGTCGCGCAGCGCGCGTGGTGTGGGCAGCTCGAGGTAGCGGGTGCAGGCAAACAGTGCCACGAGCAGCACCAGCGGTGGCAGGAAGCCTTGCGTGAGCGTCAGCGCGCCAAGGGCGATGCCCACCAGCACCGCGTTGCGCGTGCCGGCGAGTTCGACGTAGCGCACGGCGCGGTACAGGAAGAAGGCGAGCAGGGCGCCCTGGAGCGTCGCTGCGAGCGTCAGGTGGCTTTGCAGCAGCAGGCCCAGGCTGCCGAGGTAGATCAGGACGGCGGTATCGCCCAGCGTGCGGCCGTAGTCGTCCGGTTCGGGCTGGCCGCCGAAGGCCAGGCGCAGCGGCTGCGCTTCAGCGCGCCGGCCCAGGTGAAAGGCGGTGTACCAGAGCGACATCGTGCCCAGCACGAAGATGCCGACGGTCGAGACGCGCGCGGCCAGTACGTCGCCCAGCAGCCAGCCGAACAGCTTGATGCACACGGCGCCGAGCCAGAATGCGAGTGGCCCTTCGTCGACGCTGGCAAGGCCCGCGATGTTCGGATACAGCCAGTCGGCCAGCGTGCCATGCGCCATCGTCCACATGATGCCGAAGCTGGCGGCGTCTTCCTTCCACAGGTCGCGGCCGATCAGGCCTGGCAGGATGTAGAGCAGGCCCAGCGCAAGCAGGGCCCAGCGGGGCAGTGCCAGGGTGGCGGCGGCGGGAAGACGGACTGGTTTCATCGATAAGTCTGATGGCGGAAATGAGCGCGTAGTATAGCCGCGAAAAAAAAGAAGCCGGGTAAGCGGCTTCTTTTTTGAAGCCGGCAAAGCCGGCTGTCTGGCCAAAGCCGGTGAAGGCTTTGACGGTATTACGTCGGCAATTAGCCGTTGGCGACCGAAGTCTTCGAACCAACTGCGCCGAATTTCTGGCGGAACTTCTCGACGCGACCGGCGGTGTCGACGATCTTGTGCTTGCCGGTGAAGAACGGGTGCGATTCAGCCGACACCTCGATCTTGACCAGTGGGTATTCTTTGCCTTCGTGTTCGATCTTGTCGCGGGTGTTGATGGTCGAGCGCGTGATGAACTTGAAGTCGCACGACACGTCATGGAACACGACGTCGCGGTATTCTGGGTGAGTTTCGGTCTTCATGGTCTTGCTTTCTATAGAGTTGGTAGCCAAACAGCACTTCGTCGGTCGTCTCGCTTCTTGACCCGATTGCCGATCACTTGCCAGGGTTGGGCAGAACCGGCGATTATAAATAGGTTTTCTGCTTCCGGCAATGCCCAACAAAAAAGGCAGCCCGAAGGCTGCCTTTGCGCGTACTGCGTTGCGGTGGCTTAGCCGCCGCGGCGCATCATGTCGAAGAACTCCACGTTGTTCTTCGTTGCGCGCATCTTGTCGAGGATGAATTCCATCGCTTCGATTTCGTCCATCGAGTACAGCAGCTTGCGCAGGATCCAGATTTTCTGGAGCTGGTCCGGCTTGATCAGCAGTTCTTCGCGACGGGTGCCCGATTTGTTCAGGTTGATCGACGGGTAGACGCGCTTTTCGGCCAGACGGCGCTCGAGGTGCACTTCCATATTGCCGGTACCCTTGAATTCTTCAAAGATCACGTCATCCATGCGCGAGCCGGTTTCGATCAGCGCAGTCGCGATGATGGTCAGCGAGCCGCCTTCTTCGATATTGCGGGCCGCGCCGAAGAAACGCTTCGGACGCTGCAGCGCGTTGGCGTCGACACCACCGGTCAGGACCTTGCCCGAGGCAGGGATCACGGTGTTGTAGGCGCGCGCCAGACGGGTGATCGAGTCCAGCAGGATCACGACGTCCTTCTTCATTTCGACCAGGCGCTTGGCTTTTTCCAGCACCATCTCGGCAACCTGCACGTGGCGGGTTGCTGGTTCGTCGAAGGTCGAGGCGACGACTTCGCCGCGCACCGAACGCTGCATCTCGGTCACTTCTTCCGGACGTTCGTCGATCAGCAGAACGATCAGCGTGACGTCGGGGTGATTGGCCGTGATCGCATGCGCGATGTGCTGCAGCATGACCGATTTGCCGGACTTCGGCGACGCCACCAGCAGGCCGCGCTGGCCCTTGCCGATCGGCGAAATCAAATCGACGATGCGGCCGGTGATGTTTTCGGCGCCGTTCATGTCGCGCTCGAGACGCAGCGGCTCGTTCGGGTGCAGCGGCGTCAGGTTCTCGAACAGGATGCGGTGCTTCGAGGCTTCCGGTGATTCGCCATTGACCTTGTCGACCTTGACCAGCGCGAAATAGCGTTCGCCGTCTTTTGGCGTACGCACTTCGCCTTCGATCGAGTCACCCGTATG
Encoded proteins:
- a CDS encoding glycoside hydrolase family 19 protein translates to MRISAEVIRRIAPQCGANAAAVAAALAPAVERFGINTRLRLIHFLPQAAHESGGFVRKRENLNYKPEAILSTFNTPKVKRFTPAQAEQYGRTAAHAADQQAIANIAYANRMGNGDAKSGDGWRTRGGGWMQLTGTTNHNACADFFGIARNEIGDWLATDIGAALSAAWFWHLNNLNRFADLDDVDGVSDCVNIGRKTSAIGDAIGYQERRFLTDETRKVIA
- a CDS encoding helix-turn-helix transcriptional regulator, whose amino-acid sequence is MSRKNEIVASEVSERNALWAPVRRAQPIQQVRKMMKKKNLLSKDMAERMNISEQSLSRLLRGNQNVQIDTLYLLADALEESLEVCIGCDDSSHTYKFETEITVSKFEENSSVGINVGKFCHIIDMEQHRRKFVTDAGNDPSMKSFGHYAAAMC
- a CDS encoding site-specific integrase — encoded protein: MASIARLSKGWRAQIAIKGTRDSKVFSTKAEAVSWASKRETEIREGDTTGIQKGRTLDDAFRRYEKEVSAHKRGTRHEILRMGAIGRYEIAGTPLGAMKLAEITSDILGRWRDQRLTVDKVKGSSVNRDLNLLSHVFASATKEWKWMAKSPTTDVRRPADPPARDRVYSDDEIERICFALGFDQAETELATTGYQRVAVAFLFAIETAMRAGEICGLVASDIVGRTATLRQTKNGTKRGVPLSRRATQLLRLLPEVPDKEPLFGMTSGSLDALFRKAKKRALIEDGTFHDTRHLAITRLAKKLNVLDLARMVGHKDLRQLQVYYNESAEDMATRLDANFT
- a CDS encoding glycosyltransferase produces the protein MKPVRLPAAATLALPRWALLALGLLYILPGLIGRDLWKEDAASFGIMWTMAHGTLADWLYPNIAGLASVDEGPLAFWLGAVCIKLFGWLLGDVLAARVSTVGIFVLGTMSLWYTAFHLGRRAEAQPLRLAFGGQPEPDDYGRTLGDTAVLIYLGSLGLLLQSHLTLAATLQGALLAFFLYRAVRYVELAGTRNAVLVGIALGALTLTQGFLPPLVLLVALFACTRYLELPTPRALRDLAVAAGVGFGITLIWIVPATVLQPYGLSPVADWLNWNAHQIGLPGWPALKAFFRIGIWFFWPAWPFALWAVWAWRRQQMLHIVLPVFFFLALVLQLLADPAPENSDFLKMLPPLALMAAFGLPTMKRGAINAIDWFSVMVLTMLSAIIWLFWIAKLTGWPAQLAKNALKLVPGFTPEIGVVTFIVAAGASVGWIMLVHWRLSRQPAVLWRAVVLSSGGLILLWVLLMTLFLPDLNYGKSYAGVAQQIAARLPADANCIATNVGAAQRASLAFYGRLPFVTLAGGKCDYVLLQDSLRNRRDATLLPNWNVRDAVPLWEGRRASDRDERFRLFRQKP
- a CDS encoding type B 50S ribosomal protein L31: MKTETHPEYRDVVFHDVSCDFKFITRSTINTRDKIEHEGKEYPLVKIEVSAESHPFFTGKHKIVDTAGRVEKFRQKFGAVGSKTSVANG
- the rho gene encoding transcription termination factor Rho; translation: MHLSELKAMHVSALLEMAIGLDIDNAARLRKQELMFAILKKRAKGGEQIFGDGALEVLPDGFGFLRSPDASYMASTDDIYISPSQIRRFNLHTGDSIEGEVRTPKDGERYFALVKVDKVNGESPEASKHRILFENLTPLHPNEPLRLERDMNGAENITGRIVDLISPIGKGQRGLLVASPKSGKSVMLQHIAHAITANHPDVTLIVLLIDERPEEVTEMQRSVRGEVVASTFDEPATRHVQVAEMVLEKAKRLVEMKKDVVILLDSITRLARAYNTVIPASGKVLTGGVDANALQRPKRFFGAARNIEEGGSLTIIATALIETGSRMDDVIFEEFKGTGNMEVHLERRLAEKRVYPSINLNKSGTRREELLIKPDQLQKIWILRKLLYSMDEIEAMEFILDKMRATKNNVEFFDMMRRGG